TCGAGGAACCCGTCGAGCCCGGCGGGCAGGTCGGCCGGCTCGCCCAGCTGCCCCGCCCAGCGGTTGGCGGTCTCGGCCAGCGGCGGGTAGAGCGCCCGGCGGGCGTCGGCGATGGGATCCGGCAGCGGGTTGTCGAAGTAGCGGTACGTGCCCTCGCCGAAGCGGTGGCGGCGCATCTCGATGGTCGAGCGGAAACGGCCGTCGTCGAAGCTCCCGGCGAGCCCGGCGCGCTCGTGGGCGGTGAGGACGGGCGGTGTCTGGGCGAAGCCGTCCTCGTCCAGCCGCGCCTGCAGGGCGGGCCAGTCGAGGGCGGCGATGCGGTCTGCGATGGAATTGGGCATACGCGATGAACGCGCCGGAGCGGGAGGGCGTGAGATCGGGTTCTCATAGGACCTTCGGGAACACGCGTCGCGCCGCGGCCGGGTCACACGACTCGAGCGCGGCGGCGATCCGGGCGGCGCCGCCCGGCAGGAAGGGCGAGATCTCGGTCGCGATCGCCCCGCACGCGGCCAGCGTGTCGGCCAGGACGGCGGCCCGCTCCTCGCCCCCGAGCTGCCACGGCCTGCGGGCCGAGACGAAGCGGTTCGCCTCCTCGACCGCGCCCCAGACCGCGTCGGCCGCCGCCCGCAGATCGAAGCGGGCGAGCGCGGCGTCGATCGTCGCGGGGACGGCGTCGATTGTCGCCGCGAGACGCGGGTCGGCCACCCTCCCAATTGACACTCGCGGCGGGTGCCAATTGCGATCTGCGCCGCCCTCGCCGTCCCGCGCCGCCAACGACACGGTCCGGCTGACGAGGTTCCCCAGGCCGTCGGCGAGCTCGTTCGCCCGCCGGGCCAGCTGCTCCTCGCGGAAGTCGGCGTCGCCGGACCGGGGCACGTCGCGGACGACCCACCAGCGCAGCGCGTCGGTCCCGTAGCGGGCTGCCAGGCCGGCCGGCTCGGCCGCGCCGCCGAGCGACTTCGAGAGCTTGCGCCCGTCGACGGTGACGTAGTCGTGGACGAGGATGCGCGTCGGCAGCGGCTCGCCGGCCGAGCGCAGGACGGCCGGCCAGTAGAGCGCGTGGAAGCGCGTGATGCCCTTGCCGACCAGGTGCACGCGCTCGTCCGCGTCGTGCCACCAGCGGGCGTGGTCGGCGCCGCCGTTGCCGTAGCCGAGCG
The window above is part of the Gaiellales bacterium genome. Proteins encoded here:
- the metG gene encoding methionine--tRNA ligase; its protein translation is MSRFYITNAIAYVNGDPHLGHALEFVQTDVLARHRRLRGDDVRYLSGTDENAFKNVQAAAAAGLGAAEFVAARSALFAGLREPLALSYDDFIRTSDDPRHRPGVERLWRACAAAGDLELRAYAGRYCGGCEAFLDGADLIGGVCPEHGTAPDPVEERNWFFRLSHHADALAEAIGSGALAIEPEHRRNEVLAVLRGGLADFSVSRPRERAGGWGIPVPDDPSQVIYVWFDALANYVTALGYGNGGADHARWWHDADERVHLVGKGITRFHALYWPAVLRSAGEPLPTRILVHDYVTVDGRKLSKSLGGAAEPAGLAARYGTDALRWWVVRDVPRSGDADFREEQLARRANELADGLGNLVSRTVSLAARDGEGGADRNWHPPRVSIGRVADPRLAATIDAVPATIDAALARFDLRAAADAVWGAVEEANRFVSARRPWQLGGEERAAVLADTLAACGAIATEISPFLPGGAARIAAALESCDPAAARRVFPKVL